Proteins from a single region of Theobroma cacao cultivar B97-61/B2 chromosome 10, Criollo_cocoa_genome_V2, whole genome shotgun sequence:
- the LOC18586779 gene encoding uncharacterized protein LOC18586779 isoform X1 produces the protein MHNSDQVKQDQRTTCNVEDSTMTIEFLRARLLSERSVSKSARQRADELAKRVAELEKQLKFVSVQRRRAEKATADVLAILENNGVSDISEELDSSSDQDAPFESNINNGSTKEEESSVTSKVRQKESEELSGSEFDCSSASGRSLSWKGRKSASHSPERYKDKLVRSRNSFASMSFSSRKHRQGKSCRQIRRRESRSVAEELKSDNIMVDPQVKGLENSSEVNANHSTGGPHILPMGSEIHENKSTVDNLHSDALKNERNVTGFDLDFHGFEGEKDMEKALEHQAQLIVHYEAMERAQREWEEKFREKNSSSPDSCDPGNHSDVTEERDEIKAQAQYVSGTATSQVQGAEEEHISFSAELPKIHSNDLVPPSQADMDRLQDWRYSRSLSPESLNPNSPGQKLTFLMAKENHHQSMQSNNSPSNSSHHFAHPHDSPGNQAVQHISSDLGSHSCRELPRNKNELYALVPHETSGRFTGVLDSLKQARLSLQQKISTLSLVEGASVGKAIETSGSGRKVGERVEIPLGCSGLFRVPTDISVEAPKANFLGSSSQLSLANHYPDRGVAPTASNHLLTTSYMNTQSSSSSNYQPVSSDRFFSGPYMYPRTSSSPFPTAFASSGYIKDDQILTGQCEETGSRLSTPKPSFDPSLEPVLPSSSLQNYPTFPSYPDLVPQIHAKEGFPAFHTTRSVGATPDWFSFYDSHFRPDIHRL, from the exons GACAACTTGCAATGTGGAGGATTCCACAATGACCATTGAATTCCTTCGAGCACGGTTACTGTCTGAACGATCTGTCTCAAAAAGTGCAAGGCAGAGAGCTGATGAACTGGCGAAAAGG GTTGCTGAACTGGAGAAACAGCTAAAATTTGTGTCTGTCCAAAGGAGGAGGGCTGAAAAGGCTACAGCAGATGTTCTTGCTATTTTGGAGAATAATGGGGTAAGTGATATATCTGAGGAACTTGATTCAAGCTCTGACCAGGACGCACCTTTTGAATCCAACATAAATAATGGTTCGACTAAAGAAGAGGAGAGCTCTGTCACTTCAAAAGTGAGACAAAAAGAGTCAGAGGAACTTTCAGGTTCTGAATTTGATTGTTCTTCAGCATCTGGTAGAAGTTTGTCTTGGAAAGGCCGCAAGAGTGCTTCTCATTCTCCTGAAAGGTATAAAGATAAACTTGTGAGAAGTCGCAATAGTTTTGCATCTATGAGTTTTTCATCCCGAAAACACCGCCAGGGAAAATCATGCCGGCAGATAAGACGTCGGGAATCAAG ATCAGTAGCAGAGGAGCTTAAATCAGACAATATCATGGTTGATCCACAAGTAAAAGGACTTGAAAACTCTTCAGAAGTTAATGCCAATCACTCCACAGGTGGGCCTCATATTTTGCCAATGGGTTCTGAAATTCATGAGAATAAAAGTACAGTGGACAATCTACATTCAGATGCCttaaagaatgaaagaaatgTAACCGGTTTTgatcttgattttcatgggTTTGAAGGAGAGAAAGACATGGAAAAGGCACTAGAACATCAAGCACAACTCATTGTCCATTATGAAGCAATGGAAAGGGCCCAAAGAGAATGGGAAGAGAAGTTCAGAGAAAAAAACAGTAGTTCACCG GATTCATGTGATCCTGGGAACCACTCAGATGTCACTGAGGAAAGAGACGAGATCAAGGCACAAGCTCAATATGTATCTGGGACAGCGACCTCACAAGTCCAAGGGGCCGAGGAAGAACACATTAGCTTCTCTGCAGAATTACCCAAAATTCACTCCAATGATCTTGTACCACCTTCACAGGCTGATATGGATCGCTTACAGGATTGGAGATATAGCCGTTCCCTTTCTCCTGAATCTCTAAATCCCAACTCCCCGGGTCAAAAGTTAACATTTCTCATGGCAAAGGAAAATCATCATCAGAGTATGCAGAGCAACAATTCTCCTTCTAATAGCTCCCATCACTTTGCCCACCCACATGATTCCCCTGGGAACCAAGCAGTGCAACACATTTCATCTGATTTGGGCAGTCATTCGTGTCGAGAACTTCCACGGAACAAAAATGAGCTGTATGCATTGGTGCCACATGAAACATCTGGCAGGTTTACTGGTGTACTGGATTCACTTAAACAAGCTAGGTTGTCATTACAACAGAAAATCAGTACATTGTCACTGGTAGAAGGTGCATCTGTAGGAAAAGCAATTGAAACCTCTGGTTCTGGAAGAAAAGTTGGGGAGAGGGTAGAGATTCCTCTTGGATGCTCTGGACTCTTCAGGGTACCAACCGACATTTCAGTAGAGGCCCCTAAAGCGAATTTTCTGGGTTCAAGTTCACAATTAAGTTTGGCGAACCACTACCCTGATAGAGGAGTTGCACCAACTGCTAGCAACCATCTTCTCACTACCTCTTATATGAACACTCAATCGAGTAGTTCTAGTAATTATCAGCCAGTTTCTAGTGATCGCTTTTTCAGTGGCCCTTACATGTATCCTAGAACAAGTTCTTCTCCATTCCCAACTGCATTTGCTTCATCTGGTTATATCAAGGATGATCAAATTCTCACTGGTCAATGTGAGGAGACAGGGTCAAGATTATCCACTCCGAAACCGAGTTTTGATCCTTCCTTGGAACCAGTCCTACCCTCATCCAGTCTACAGAATTATCCCACTTTTCCCTCATATCCTGATCTAGTGCCACAGATACACGCTAAAGAAGGATTTCCAGCGTTCCATACAACCAGATCAGTTGGGGCAACTCCTGATTGGTTTTCATTTTATGACAGCCATTTTAGACCAGATATCCATAGATTGTAG
- the LOC18586779 gene encoding uncharacterized protein LOC18586779 isoform X2, whose product MHNSDQVKQDQRTTCNVEDSTMTIEFLRARLLSERSVSKSARQRADELAKRVAELEKQLKFVSVQRRRAEKATADVLAILENNGVSDISEELDSSSDQDAPFESNINNGSTKEEESSVTSKVRQKESEELSGSEFDCSSASGRSLSWKGRKSASHSPERYKDKLVRSRNSFASMSFSSRKHRQGKSCRQIRRRESRSVAEELKSDNIMVDPQVKGLENSSEVNANHSTGEKDMEKALEHQAQLIVHYEAMERAQREWEEKFREKNSSSPDSCDPGNHSDVTEERDEIKAQAQYVSGTATSQVQGAEEEHISFSAELPKIHSNDLVPPSQADMDRLQDWRYSRSLSPESLNPNSPGQKLTFLMAKENHHQSMQSNNSPSNSSHHFAHPHDSPGNQAVQHISSDLGSHSCRELPRNKNELYALVPHETSGRFTGVLDSLKQARLSLQQKISTLSLVEGASVGKAIETSGSGRKVGERVEIPLGCSGLFRVPTDISVEAPKANFLGSSSQLSLANHYPDRGVAPTASNHLLTTSYMNTQSSSSSNYQPVSSDRFFSGPYMYPRTSSSPFPTAFASSGYIKDDQILTGQCEETGSRLSTPKPSFDPSLEPVLPSSSLQNYPTFPSYPDLVPQIHAKEGFPAFHTTRSVGATPDWFSFYDSHFRPDIHRL is encoded by the exons GACAACTTGCAATGTGGAGGATTCCACAATGACCATTGAATTCCTTCGAGCACGGTTACTGTCTGAACGATCTGTCTCAAAAAGTGCAAGGCAGAGAGCTGATGAACTGGCGAAAAGG GTTGCTGAACTGGAGAAACAGCTAAAATTTGTGTCTGTCCAAAGGAGGAGGGCTGAAAAGGCTACAGCAGATGTTCTTGCTATTTTGGAGAATAATGGGGTAAGTGATATATCTGAGGAACTTGATTCAAGCTCTGACCAGGACGCACCTTTTGAATCCAACATAAATAATGGTTCGACTAAAGAAGAGGAGAGCTCTGTCACTTCAAAAGTGAGACAAAAAGAGTCAGAGGAACTTTCAGGTTCTGAATTTGATTGTTCTTCAGCATCTGGTAGAAGTTTGTCTTGGAAAGGCCGCAAGAGTGCTTCTCATTCTCCTGAAAGGTATAAAGATAAACTTGTGAGAAGTCGCAATAGTTTTGCATCTATGAGTTTTTCATCCCGAAAACACCGCCAGGGAAAATCATGCCGGCAGATAAGACGTCGGGAATCAAG ATCAGTAGCAGAGGAGCTTAAATCAGACAATATCATGGTTGATCCACAAGTAAAAGGACTTGAAAACTCTTCAGAAGTTAATGCCAATCACTCCACAG GAGAGAAAGACATGGAAAAGGCACTAGAACATCAAGCACAACTCATTGTCCATTATGAAGCAATGGAAAGGGCCCAAAGAGAATGGGAAGAGAAGTTCAGAGAAAAAAACAGTAGTTCACCG GATTCATGTGATCCTGGGAACCACTCAGATGTCACTGAGGAAAGAGACGAGATCAAGGCACAAGCTCAATATGTATCTGGGACAGCGACCTCACAAGTCCAAGGGGCCGAGGAAGAACACATTAGCTTCTCTGCAGAATTACCCAAAATTCACTCCAATGATCTTGTACCACCTTCACAGGCTGATATGGATCGCTTACAGGATTGGAGATATAGCCGTTCCCTTTCTCCTGAATCTCTAAATCCCAACTCCCCGGGTCAAAAGTTAACATTTCTCATGGCAAAGGAAAATCATCATCAGAGTATGCAGAGCAACAATTCTCCTTCTAATAGCTCCCATCACTTTGCCCACCCACATGATTCCCCTGGGAACCAAGCAGTGCAACACATTTCATCTGATTTGGGCAGTCATTCGTGTCGAGAACTTCCACGGAACAAAAATGAGCTGTATGCATTGGTGCCACATGAAACATCTGGCAGGTTTACTGGTGTACTGGATTCACTTAAACAAGCTAGGTTGTCATTACAACAGAAAATCAGTACATTGTCACTGGTAGAAGGTGCATCTGTAGGAAAAGCAATTGAAACCTCTGGTTCTGGAAGAAAAGTTGGGGAGAGGGTAGAGATTCCTCTTGGATGCTCTGGACTCTTCAGGGTACCAACCGACATTTCAGTAGAGGCCCCTAAAGCGAATTTTCTGGGTTCAAGTTCACAATTAAGTTTGGCGAACCACTACCCTGATAGAGGAGTTGCACCAACTGCTAGCAACCATCTTCTCACTACCTCTTATATGAACACTCAATCGAGTAGTTCTAGTAATTATCAGCCAGTTTCTAGTGATCGCTTTTTCAGTGGCCCTTACATGTATCCTAGAACAAGTTCTTCTCCATTCCCAACTGCATTTGCTTCATCTGGTTATATCAAGGATGATCAAATTCTCACTGGTCAATGTGAGGAGACAGGGTCAAGATTATCCACTCCGAAACCGAGTTTTGATCCTTCCTTGGAACCAGTCCTACCCTCATCCAGTCTACAGAATTATCCCACTTTTCCCTCATATCCTGATCTAGTGCCACAGATACACGCTAAAGAAGGATTTCCAGCGTTCCATACAACCAGATCAGTTGGGGCAACTCCTGATTGGTTTTCATTTTATGACAGCCATTTTAGACCAGATATCCATAGATTGTAG